In the genome of Flavobacterium panacagri, one region contains:
- a CDS encoding MFS transporter, translating to MSSENVQTKWGQFISLIIVFFFWGFVGSANDILIPVFKKVFTLSQVQSQLVAWAFYAAYFVGSIIFFLVSLKLDVLQKFGYKRTLSAGLLLSAVGSFLFIPAATMESFPFFLTALFTVGLGFSIQQIVANPLAIKMGSPNTGAHRLTLAGGINSFGTTIGAILLGIALFGMGDNKKTALSLEDIKLPFIILGLAFIAVAIFMNFSKIEDPEKEEEAIIKEPHSKFNILDYPQLYLGMLGIFIYVGTEVTIISNLPALLHTSEFGNVLEDAIAPFIALYWGSLMIGRWNGGVNVFNTSNLVNTALKFIVPAVAFGVIIGANIFAAHDVSSFYIYPIWILLFIAVSFVGGKNAGKTLMLFGISGLLMMVLGLVWPNPEIAKFFFISGGLFLSIMWPSIFDLAIAGLGKNTGKASSFLIMMILGGGVIPLVQGSICDFDISHPGGIFGITWTHFSYIVPLLGFAYLGFYGFYCPKILKKQGINHVEGGGGGH from the coding sequence ATGAGTTCAGAAAATGTGCAAACCAAATGGGGGCAGTTTATCTCTTTGATAATCGTGTTCTTCTTTTGGGGTTTTGTTGGTTCTGCCAATGATATCCTGATTCCAGTATTCAAAAAAGTATTTACGTTATCGCAAGTACAATCACAATTAGTAGCGTGGGCATTTTATGCTGCATACTTTGTTGGATCAATTATATTCTTTTTAGTTTCTTTAAAGCTTGACGTACTCCAAAAGTTTGGCTACAAAAGAACACTTTCAGCGGGTTTACTTCTTTCTGCTGTTGGATCATTTTTATTCATTCCAGCTGCAACAATGGAAAGTTTTCCTTTCTTTTTGACCGCTTTATTTACCGTTGGTTTAGGATTTTCTATCCAGCAAATCGTAGCAAATCCATTAGCAATTAAAATGGGAAGTCCAAACACTGGTGCGCACCGTTTAACACTTGCTGGAGGTATCAACTCTTTCGGAACAACAATTGGAGCTATCCTATTAGGAATTGCTTTGTTTGGAATGGGTGACAATAAAAAAACAGCTCTTTCATTAGAAGATATTAAATTACCTTTTATTATTCTTGGTCTTGCTTTTATTGCTGTGGCAATTTTTATGAACTTCTCTAAAATTGAAGATCCTGAAAAAGAGGAAGAAGCTATTATTAAAGAACCTCATAGCAAATTTAATATTCTGGATTACCCACAATTGTACCTTGGAATGTTAGGTATTTTTATTTACGTAGGAACAGAAGTAACGATTATTAGTAATTTACCTGCCCTATTACACACTAGCGAGTTTGGAAATGTACTAGAAGACGCTATCGCTCCATTTATAGCATTATATTGGGGAAGTTTAATGATTGGCCGTTGGAATGGCGGTGTAAACGTATTTAATACTTCAAACTTAGTAAACACGGCACTTAAATTTATCGTTCCTGCTGTAGCATTTGGAGTAATCATTGGAGCTAATATTTTTGCAGCACACGACGTTTCTTCATTTTATATCTACCCAATCTGGATTTTACTATTTATCGCTGTAAGTTTCGTTGGCGGTAAAAATGCTGGAAAAACTTTAATGCTTTTTGGTATTTCAGGATTATTAATGATGGTATTAGGTTTAGTTTGGCCAAATCCAGAAATTGCTAAATTCTTCTTTATCTCAGGAGGTTTATTCTTATCTATTATGTGGCCTTCTATCTTCGATTTAGCGATCGCAGGATTAGGAAAAAACACAGGAAAAGCATCTTCTTTCCTAATTATGATGATTCTTGGAGGTGGAGTTATTCCATTAGTTCAAGGAAGTATCTGCGATTTTGATATTTCTCATCCAGGAGGAATCTTCGGAATTACATGGACACATTTCTCTTATATAGTACCGCTTCTTGGTTTTGCATACTTAGGGTTCTACGGATTCTACTGTCCTAAAATCTTGAAAAAACAAGGTATCAACCACGTTGAAGGCGGTGGTGGCGGACACTAA
- a CDS encoding SDR family oxidoreductase, with amino-acid sequence MNKVVLITGGSSGIGKSIGEFLHQKGFVVYGTSRNPEKVLNSVFPLVALDVRNSESIQNAISKIIETSGKLDIVINNAGVGITGPLEEIPTEEIRNNFETNFFGPIEVMKAALPQMRKQNSGLIINITSIAGYMGLPYRSVYSASKGALELITEALRMEVKSFGIEITNVAPGDFATNIAAGRYHAPVIKDSAYEKVYGGILATMNDHVDAGSDPNEMAEAVYKIIETKKPNVHYKVGAFMQKFSIVLKRALPDKVYEKMLMNHYKL; translated from the coding sequence ATGAATAAAGTCGTTTTAATTACTGGAGGATCATCTGGAATTGGAAAATCTATTGGTGAATTTTTACATCAAAAAGGTTTCGTTGTGTACGGTACAAGCAGAAATCCTGAGAAAGTATTAAATTCTGTTTTTCCTTTGGTTGCTTTGGATGTTAGAAATTCGGAATCGATTCAAAATGCTATTTCTAAAATTATTGAAACTTCTGGCAAATTAGATATCGTAATCAATAATGCTGGAGTTGGTATTACTGGGCCTTTGGAAGAAATTCCAACGGAAGAAATCCGAAATAATTTTGAGACAAATTTCTTTGGCCCGATTGAAGTTATGAAGGCTGCTTTACCGCAAATGCGTAAACAAAATTCAGGTTTGATTATCAATATTACTTCTATTGCTGGTTATATGGGACTTCCATATAGAAGCGTTTATTCGGCATCAAAAGGAGCTTTGGAATTGATTACTGAGGCTTTGAGAATGGAAGTAAAATCTTTTGGTATTGAAATTACCAATGTAGCGCCTGGAGATTTTGCAACTAATATTGCGGCAGGACGTTATCATGCACCAGTGATTAAAGATTCGGCTTATGAAAAGGTTTATGGCGGTATTTTGGCAACTATGAATGATCATGTTGATGCAGGAAGTGATCCAAATGAAATGGCAGAAGCGGTTTATAAAATTATTGAAACTAAAAAGCCAAATGTGCATTACAAAGTCGGGGCTTTTATGCAAAAGTTTTCGATTGTTTTAAAACGCGCGCTTCCAGATAAAGTTTATGAGAAAATGTTAATGAACCATTATAAATTATAG
- a CDS encoding DEAD/DEAH box helicase: protein MLFEDLSLSKSIQRAVFEEGYLNPTPIQEKSIPVVLEGRDLIGCAQTGTGKTAAFAIPIIHQLHRIVGSSKKAKQIRALVVTPTRELAVQIGQSFDTYAKYTNLTQLTIFGGVSQNPQVDTLKNGVDILVATPGRLLDLHKQGFLDLNHLHTLVLDEADQMLDMGFINDVKKIVKLTPKNRQTLLFSATMPIAIRELAEMFLQDPEKVEVSPVSSTAEKVEQRVYFVDKTEKRNLLYSLIKEENLSNVLVFSRTKHGADNVVKALRKKDIPAEAIHGDKSQNARQRVLDAFKNKEVGVLVATDIAARGIDIEQLPYVINFDLPNIPETYVHRIGRTGRAGNGGIAISFCGKDELPYWKDIQKLIKVDVKTISDHPYQWHSGSPEAGEKPKSSNRSGGAHKSRKSNSSKKNKKRWY, encoded by the coding sequence ATGTTATTCGAAGATTTATCACTTTCAAAAAGTATACAAAGAGCCGTATTTGAAGAAGGCTATTTAAATCCGACTCCCATTCAGGAAAAATCTATTCCTGTTGTTTTAGAAGGCCGTGATTTAATTGGCTGTGCGCAGACAGGAACAGGAAAAACGGCGGCATTTGCCATCCCTATTATACATCAATTACATCGAATCGTAGGCTCATCAAAAAAAGCGAAACAAATTCGTGCGCTTGTAGTTACACCTACACGTGAATTAGCAGTTCAAATCGGACAGAGCTTTGACACTTATGCCAAATATACCAATTTAACACAATTGACTATTTTTGGTGGCGTTTCACAAAATCCTCAAGTTGACACTTTAAAAAATGGAGTTGATATTTTGGTAGCTACTCCCGGTCGTTTACTTGATCTTCATAAACAAGGTTTCTTAGATTTAAATCATCTGCATACTTTAGTTTTAGACGAAGCCGACCAGATGTTGGATATGGGTTTTATAAACGATGTCAAAAAAATTGTAAAACTTACACCAAAAAATAGACAGACACTGCTTTTCTCTGCTACAATGCCAATTGCAATTCGCGAGCTAGCTGAAATGTTTTTGCAGGATCCAGAAAAAGTAGAAGTTTCTCCAGTTTCGTCAACAGCCGAAAAAGTAGAACAGCGTGTTTATTTTGTTGATAAAACCGAGAAAAGAAACTTGCTATACAGCTTAATTAAAGAAGAAAATTTATCAAACGTACTTGTTTTTTCTAGAACAAAACATGGCGCAGATAATGTTGTAAAAGCGCTTCGTAAAAAAGACATTCCTGCAGAAGCAATTCACGGAGATAAATCTCAAAATGCCAGACAAAGAGTTTTAGATGCTTTTAAAAACAAAGAAGTTGGCGTTTTAGTTGCAACAGATATTGCTGCACGAGGAATTGACATTGAACAATTGCCTTACGTAATCAATTTTGATCTTCCGAACATTCCAGAAACTTATGTACACCGTATTGGCCGTACAGGTCGCGCAGGTAATGGCGGAATTGCAATTTCTTTTTGCGGTAAAGATGAATTACCTTATTGGAAAGACATTCAGAAATTAATAAAGGTCGATGTAAAAACAATTTCAGACCATCCGTATCAATGGCATTCAGGAAGTCCTGAAGCTGGAGAAAAACCTAAAAGTTCAAACAGAAGCGGTGGTGCTCATAAATCGAGAAAATCCAATTCTTCTAAGAAAAATAAAAAGCGCTGGTACTAA
- a CDS encoding formimidoylglutamase — protein sequence MEKLIPFTINDLAKVTNHRSGELKFGEKMIVIPPGADKVNFLKESEAKYVLLGIPEDIGVRANYGRPGAASAWQSAIKSIANIQHNRFCKGSNIIILGHINVADEMREVENLDFNDIDDRSKLSQLVEKIDKEVSHIIFTIIKAGKTPIIIGGGHNNAYGNIKGAALAKGKPVNAVNFDAHSDFRILEGRHSGNGFSYAYEEGFLKKYFIFGLHENYTSKSVLDIIKKLEDRVRYNTYDSVNIRKEKDFNREMITALDFIKNDAFGIEIDLDAIPNIASSAMTISGFSVEELRQFVSFFGEHKNAAYLHICEGAPDLDNAPNNNLIGKLIGYLVTDFIKANIEQD from the coding sequence ATGGAGAAATTAATCCCTTTCACTATAAATGATTTAGCAAAAGTCACAAATCATCGAAGCGGTGAATTAAAGTTTGGAGAAAAAATGATTGTCATCCCCCCAGGAGCCGACAAAGTTAATTTCCTAAAAGAAAGTGAAGCTAAATATGTCCTTCTTGGAATTCCAGAAGATATTGGTGTTCGTGCCAATTATGGAAGACCTGGAGCAGCTTCAGCATGGCAGTCTGCTATAAAAAGTATTGCCAACATTCAGCACAATCGATTTTGCAAAGGAAGCAACATTATCATTTTAGGACACATTAATGTCGCTGATGAAATGCGCGAAGTCGAGAATCTTGATTTTAACGATATTGATGATCGTTCCAAATTAAGCCAGCTGGTTGAAAAAATAGACAAAGAAGTTTCTCATATAATTTTTACTATAATTAAAGCTGGAAAAACTCCAATTATCATAGGCGGAGGCCATAACAATGCTTATGGAAATATCAAAGGAGCTGCTTTAGCAAAAGGAAAACCTGTAAACGCCGTTAATTTTGATGCACATTCTGATTTTAGAATTTTAGAAGGAAGGCATAGCGGTAACGGATTCTCTTATGCTTACGAAGAAGGTTTTTTAAAAAAATACTTCATTTTTGGGCTTCATGAAAACTATACTTCAAAAAGCGTTTTAGACATCATTAAAAAACTCGAAGATCGAGTTCGCTACAACACTTATGATAGCGTCAATATTAGAAAAGAAAAAGACTTTAACAGAGAAATGATTACTGCTCTGGATTTTATTAAAAATGATGCTTTCGGAATTGAAATTGACTTAGATGCTATTCCAAATATTGCCAGCAGTGCTATGACCATCAGTGGTTTTTCTGTTGAAGAATTGAGACAATTTGTTTCTTTTTTCGGAGAACATAAAAACGCCGCTTATCTTCATATCTGCGAAGGAGCACCTGATCTAGACAATGCTCCAAATAATAATTTAATTGGAAAATTAATTGGTTATTTAGTGACTGATTTTATAAAAGCAAACATAGAACAAGACTAA
- a CDS encoding glutaminyl-peptide cyclotransferase — translation MKKHNFLGVILLGITLIGCGDKNKTENSLFTIDDSAFPAHFTQKEALTIGILNPKSKEIDSVAYFINDKRVGGTKGSQEFRFELIDQKLGYQYLKATVYFDGNSSDATKRIEVVSDVQPKALKYKLVNTYPHDKKAFTEGFEFYNDTLYESTGQEGASFIKKYDYKTGKVFKQIDLDQQYFGEGITFINGKLFQLTYKNKKGFIYDAKTLKLEKTFDYEKDIEGWGMTNDGKYIYQTDGTEKIWKVDPATQKMIDYINVYSGDSKIKQVNEIEWINGKIYANVWFKDAIAVVNPANGAVEGILNLSDLRKSMNDITKDDVLNGIAYNPKTKTIFVTGKNWSKMFEITVTE, via the coding sequence ATGAAAAAACATAACTTCCTAGGTGTCATTTTATTAGGAATCACATTAATTGGGTGCGGAGATAAAAATAAAACTGAAAATTCTTTATTTACTATCGATGATTCTGCTTTTCCAGCACATTTTACGCAAAAAGAAGCGCTTACAATCGGAATTTTAAACCCAAAATCTAAAGAAATTGACAGTGTTGCCTACTTCATAAATGACAAAAGAGTTGGAGGCACAAAAGGTTCTCAAGAATTTAGATTTGAATTAATAGATCAAAAATTAGGTTATCAATACTTAAAAGCTACTGTCTACTTTGATGGAAATTCTTCTGATGCTACTAAAAGAATCGAAGTAGTCTCTGATGTACAGCCAAAAGCATTAAAGTATAAATTGGTTAATACTTATCCACACGACAAAAAGGCTTTTACTGAAGGTTTTGAATTTTATAATGACACTTTATATGAAAGCACTGGACAAGAGGGAGCTTCCTTCATTAAAAAATACGATTATAAAACGGGTAAAGTTTTTAAACAAATCGATCTTGACCAGCAATACTTTGGAGAAGGAATAACTTTTATAAACGGTAAATTATTTCAATTAACTTATAAAAACAAAAAAGGTTTTATCTATGATGCCAAAACATTAAAACTGGAAAAAACTTTTGACTATGAAAAAGATATAGAAGGCTGGGGAATGACAAACGACGGCAAATACATTTACCAAACTGACGGAACGGAAAAAATTTGGAAAGTAGATCCTGCAACTCAAAAAATGATTGATTATATTAACGTTTATTCAGGAGATTCAAAAATCAAACAAGTCAATGAAATTGAATGGATTAACGGGAAAATTTATGCAAACGTATGGTTTAAAGATGCAATCGCTGTTGTAAATCCTGCAAATGGAGCTGTTGAAGGAATTTTAAATCTATCAGACCTGCGCAAATCGATGAACGACATCACAAAAGACGATGTTTTAAATGGAATTGCTTACAATCCTAAAACTAAAACTATTTTTGTAACAGGTAAAAACTGGAGCAAAATGTTTGAAATAACAGTTACAGAATAA
- the fsa gene encoding fructose-6-phosphate aldolase — protein MKFFIDTANLAQIKEAQALGVLDGVTTNPSLMAKEGITGKNNILKHYVDICNLVEGDVSAEVNALDFEGMVKEGEELAELHDQIVVKLPMTKEGVMAAKYFSDKGIKTNVTLVFSVGQAILAAKAGATYVSPFVGRLDDISTDGLNLIQEIREVYDNYGYETQILAASVRHTMHIVNCAKIGADVMTGPLSAIYGLLKHPLTDIGLAQFVADFEKGNK, from the coding sequence ATGAAATTTTTTATAGACACAGCTAATTTAGCTCAGATTAAAGAAGCACAAGCTTTAGGTGTTTTAGACGGTGTAACTACTAATCCATCATTGATGGCGAAAGAAGGAATCACTGGAAAAAATAATATCCTAAAGCATTATGTTGATATTTGCAATCTTGTTGAAGGTGACGTAAGTGCTGAAGTAAATGCGCTAGATTTTGAAGGAATGGTAAAAGAAGGTGAGGAGTTAGCTGAATTACACGACCAAATCGTTGTAAAACTTCCTATGACTAAGGAAGGTGTTATGGCGGCAAAATATTTTTCTGATAAAGGAATTAAAACTAACGTAACTCTTGTTTTCTCTGTGGGACAAGCTATTTTGGCTGCTAAAGCTGGAGCTACTTATGTTTCTCCTTTTGTAGGCCGTTTAGATGATATTTCTACAGATGGATTGAACTTGATTCAAGAAATTAGAGAGGTTTATGATAACTACGGTTACGAAACTCAAATTTTAGCAGCTTCTGTACGTCATACTATGCATATTGTAAACTGTGCTAAAATTGGTGCAGATGTTATGACTGGACCGCTTTCTGCAATTTACGGATTGTTGAAACACCCATTGACAGATATCGGTTTAGCGCAATTCGTAGCTGACTTTGAGAAAGGAAACAAGTAA
- the hutI gene encoding imidazolonepropionase: MITLIKNIQELLQVRETSVNKVSGAEMAELPTIKNAFLILEDNLIADFGSMENLPETKADKIIDATGKVVLPSWCDSHTHIVYAGNREQEFVDRINGLSYEEIANRGGGILNSAKKLNETPEEEIYEQSKIRLEEVMHLGTGAVEIKSGYGLTVDGELKMLRVIKRLSENYPVAIKATFLGAHAFPTHYKENKAGYLDEIITKMLPEISKNQLADYVDIFCESGYFSVEETEKIMEAGIAFGLKPKIHVNQFNSIGGIQAGVKFNALSVDHLEIMNAEDIEALKGTETMPVALPSCSYFLSIPYTPAREMIKAGLPIALATDFNPGSTPSGNMNFVVATACIKMKMTPEEAINAATINGAYAMGLSETHGSITKGKKANLILTKPISSFYQIPYAFGSNLIESVFIEGKILT; the protein is encoded by the coding sequence ATGATTACTTTAATCAAAAACATACAAGAACTACTTCAGGTACGTGAAACTTCAGTTAATAAAGTTTCTGGAGCAGAAATGGCAGAACTTCCAACCATCAAAAATGCTTTCTTAATTTTAGAAGACAATCTTATTGCAGATTTCGGATCAATGGAAAATCTTCCTGAAACTAAAGCAGACAAAATAATTGATGCAACTGGAAAAGTAGTTCTCCCCTCCTGGTGTGACAGTCATACGCATATTGTATACGCAGGAAATCGTGAACAGGAATTTGTAGACCGCATTAACGGATTATCTTATGAAGAAATTGCCAATCGTGGAGGCGGTATTTTAAATTCGGCTAAAAAATTAAATGAAACTCCTGAAGAAGAAATCTACGAACAATCGAAAATTCGTTTAGAAGAAGTCATGCATTTAGGAACTGGAGCTGTTGAAATAAAATCGGGTTACGGTTTAACTGTTGATGGCGAACTCAAAATGCTTCGTGTTATTAAAAGACTTTCAGAAAACTATCCTGTAGCAATAAAAGCAACTTTTCTTGGAGCGCATGCTTTTCCAACTCATTATAAAGAAAACAAAGCAGGATATCTGGACGAAATCATAACTAAAATGCTTCCAGAAATTTCTAAAAACCAGCTTGCTGATTATGTTGATATATTCTGCGAAAGCGGTTATTTTTCAGTAGAAGAAACTGAAAAAATAATGGAAGCTGGAATCGCATTTGGATTAAAACCGAAAATTCATGTCAATCAATTCAACTCTATCGGTGGTATTCAGGCTGGGGTTAAATTTAATGCACTTTCTGTCGATCATTTAGAAATTATGAACGCTGAAGATATTGAAGCCTTAAAAGGAACCGAAACGATGCCTGTAGCTTTACCTTCCTGCTCTTACTTTTTAAGCATTCCGTACACGCCGGCACGTGAAATGATCAAAGCGGGTTTACCTATAGCATTAGCCACAGATTTTAATCCTGGTTCTACTCCATCTGGAAATATGAATTTTGTTGTTGCTACAGCCTGTATCAAAATGAAAATGACACCAGAAGAAGCTATCAACGCCGCGACAATAAACGGCGCTTATGCCATGGGACTTTCAGAAACACACGGAAGCATTACAAAAGGTAAAAAAGCGAACTTGATCTTGACAAAACCTATTTCTTCCTTTTATCAGATTCCATACGCTTTTGGAAGCAATTTAATTGAATCGGTTTTTATTGAAGGAAAAATTCTAACCTAA